The Bradyrhizobium sp. WBAH42 genome includes a window with the following:
- the eno gene encoding phosphopyruvate hydratase: MTAIIDIIGREILDSRGNPTVEVDVVLEDGALGRAAVPSGASTGAHEAVELRDGDKARYLGKGVTKAVGAVNGEIFEALSGLDVEQQAQIDQIMIDLDGTPNKSRLGANAILGVSLACAKAAANSLDMPLYRYVGGTSARLLPVPMMNIINGGVHADNPIDFQEFMILPVGASSFAEGLRYGAEVFHTLKSELKKAGHNTNVGDEGGFAPNLPSADAALDFVMNAIGKAGFKAGADIMLGLDCASTEFFKDGKYVYEGEGKTRSISEQAKYLADLVSRYPIVTIEDGMSEDDMDGWKELTDLIGKKCQLVGDDLFVTNVKRLAEGIKTGRANSILIKVNQIGTLTETLAAVEMAHKAGYTSVMSHRSGETEDSTIADLAVATNCGQIKTGSLARSDRTAKYNQLLRIEQQLGKQALYGGKAALKALA, encoded by the coding sequence ATGACCGCCATCATCGACATCATCGGCCGCGAAATTCTCGATAGCCGGGGCAATCCCACCGTCGAGGTCGATGTCGTGCTGGAGGACGGCGCGCTCGGCCGCGCCGCGGTTCCGTCCGGCGCCTCCACCGGCGCCCACGAGGCCGTGGAACTGCGCGACGGCGACAAGGCCCGCTATCTCGGCAAGGGCGTGACCAAGGCGGTCGGCGCCGTCAACGGCGAGATCTTCGAGGCCCTCAGCGGCCTCGACGTCGAGCAGCAGGCCCAGATCGACCAGATCATGATCGACCTCGACGGCACGCCGAACAAAAGCCGGCTCGGGGCCAACGCCATTCTCGGCGTCTCGTTGGCATGCGCCAAGGCGGCCGCGAACTCGCTCGACATGCCGCTCTACCGCTATGTCGGCGGCACCTCGGCGCGCCTGCTGCCGGTGCCGATGATGAACATCATCAATGGCGGCGTGCACGCCGACAACCCGATCGACTTCCAGGAATTCATGATCCTGCCGGTCGGCGCATCCTCGTTCGCCGAAGGTTTGCGCTACGGCGCGGAAGTCTTCCACACGCTGAAGTCCGAATTGAAGAAGGCCGGCCACAACACCAATGTCGGCGACGAGGGCGGCTTCGCCCCGAACCTGCCGTCGGCCGACGCCGCGCTCGACTTCGTCATGAACGCGATCGGCAAGGCCGGCTTCAAGGCGGGCGCTGACATCATGCTCGGCCTCGACTGCGCCTCGACCGAGTTCTTCAAGGACGGCAAATACGTCTATGAAGGCGAGGGCAAGACCCGCTCGATCTCCGAGCAGGCGAAATATCTTGCAGACCTCGTCTCGCGCTATCCGATCGTGACGATCGAGGACGGCATGTCGGAGGACGACATGGACGGCTGGAAGGAGCTCACCGACCTGATCGGCAAGAAGTGCCAGCTGGTCGGCGACGACCTCTTCGTCACCAACGTCAAGCGCCTCGCCGAAGGCATCAAGACCGGCCGCGCCAACTCGATCCTGATCAAGGTCAACCAGATCGGCACGCTGACCGAGACGCTCGCCGCCGTCGAAATGGCGCACAAGGCCGGCTACACCTCGGTGATGTCGCACCGCTCCGGCGAGACCGAGGATTCCACCATCGCCGACCTCGCGGTCGCCACCAATTGCGGTCAGATCAAGACCGGCTCCCTTGCGCGGTCCGACCGCACCGCCAAATACAATCAGCTCCTGCGCATCGAGCAGCAGCTCGGCAAGCAGGCGCTTTATGGCGGCAAGGCGGCACTGAAGGCGCTGGCATAA
- a CDS encoding lyase, producing MNRRQFLASSAALLAARPGFAQEGPFRTRYYPISPGIGLHDLTPAPDGTIWFTAQGKGLLGRLDPRDGRFKTVSLGQGAAPHGVTIGPDGAPWITEGGQNAIARVDPSDLSVTLFRLPERFASANLNTGVFDKDGTYWFTGQSGCYGRLSPKTGEMNVFKAPKGVGPYGITVTPKGDVWYASLAGSHIAKIDRAGGNATVVEPPTPNQGSRRVWSDSKGRIWVSEWNSGHVSVHDPDDGSWKTWKLPGERPRAYAVYVDDKDKVWLTDFSANAIVRFDPATEKFNVFVSDKANANVRQLDGRPGELWGCESGNDRIVMIQTIAAG from the coding sequence ATGAACCGCCGCCAGTTTCTTGCTTCGAGCGCCGCGCTGCTTGCCGCCCGCCCAGGTTTTGCGCAGGAAGGCCCGTTCCGGACGAGATACTATCCCATCAGCCCGGGCATCGGCCTGCATGATCTCACCCCCGCCCCCGACGGCACCATCTGGTTCACGGCGCAGGGCAAGGGCCTGCTCGGCAGACTCGATCCACGCGATGGCCGTTTCAAGACGGTCAGCCTCGGCCAGGGCGCGGCCCCACACGGCGTGACGATCGGCCCCGACGGCGCGCCCTGGATCACCGAGGGCGGCCAGAACGCGATCGCGCGCGTCGACCCTTCCGATCTCAGCGTCACGCTGTTCCGCCTGCCGGAAAGGTTCGCCTCAGCCAATCTCAACACCGGCGTGTTCGACAAGGACGGCACCTATTGGTTCACCGGGCAATCCGGCTGTTACGGCCGGCTGTCTCCGAAGACCGGCGAGATGAATGTGTTCAAGGCGCCGAAGGGGGTGGGCCCCTACGGCATCACGGTAACGCCCAAGGGCGATGTCTGGTACGCCTCCCTCGCCGGCAGCCATATCGCGAAGATCGACCGCGCGGGCGGCAATGCGACCGTGGTCGAGCCGCCGACCCCGAACCAGGGCTCGCGGCGCGTCTGGTCGGATTCGAAAGGCCGGATCTGGGTCAGCGAGTGGAACAGCGGCCATGTCTCGGTGCATGATCCCGATGACGGCTCGTGGAAGACCTGGAAGCTGCCGGGCGAACGTCCCCGCGCCTATGCCGTGTATGTCGATGACAAGGACAAGGTCTGGCTGACCGATTTCTCCGCCAACGCCATCGTCCGCTTCGATCCCGCCACCGAGAAGTTCAACGTGTTCGTGAGCGACAAGGCCAACGCCAATGTCCGCCAGCTCGACGGCCGTCCGGGCGAGCTGTGGGGCTGCGAGTCCGGCAACGACCGCATCGTCATGATCCAGACGATCGCCGCCGGTTGA
- the queF gene encoding preQ(1) synthase, producing the protein MAKKSLQLGRAVEWPHTPEEAQLDRVPNPQKGTDYLVRFTVPEFTSLCPVTGQPDFAHLMIDYAPGAWLLESKSLKLYIASFRNHGAFHEDCTVMIGKRIASEIKPKFLRIGGYWYPRGGIPIDVFWQTGRVPKGLWVPEQGVAPYRGRG; encoded by the coding sequence ATGGCGAAAAAATCCCTCCAACTCGGCCGCGCGGTCGAGTGGCCGCACACGCCGGAAGAAGCCCAGCTCGACCGCGTGCCCAATCCGCAGAAAGGCACGGACTATCTGGTCCGCTTCACCGTGCCGGAATTCACCTCGCTCTGCCCGGTCACGGGCCAGCCGGATTTTGCGCATCTGATGATCGACTACGCGCCGGGGGCGTGGCTGCTGGAATCGAAATCGCTCAAGCTCTACATCGCGAGCTTCCGCAATCACGGCGCCTTCCACGAGGACTGCACCGTGATGATCGGCAAGCGCATCGCTTCCGAGATCAAGCCGAAATTCTTGCGCATCGGCGGCTATTGGTATCCGCGTGGCGGCATCCCGATCGACGTGTTCTGGCAGACCGGCCGCGTGCCGAAGGGCCTGTGGGTGCCTGAGCAAGGCGTCGCGCCCTATCGCGGACGGGGCTAG
- a CDS encoding extracellular solute-binding protein translates to MTSISATFRNFALGVLGVLLLTGTSDAAEVRVMISGGLTAAYKALVPEFEKATGNKVLTEYGPSMGTTANAIPVRLERGEPADVLIMVGYALSDLASKGKVVAGSQVDLTRSPIGIAVKSGAPKPDISSADAVKRALLAAKTIAYSDSASGVYVSTEMFDKLGIADVMKDKARKIPATPVGEIVAHGEAELGFQQISELKPVKGIDIVGPLPDELQKITIFSAGIATGAKEPDAGRALINFLASPAARDAIIASGMEPIPAADGAK, encoded by the coding sequence ATGACATCAATCTCCGCAACATTCCGTAACTTTGCGCTAGGCGTCCTCGGCGTCCTCTTGCTGACCGGCACATCGGATGCCGCTGAGGTGCGGGTGATGATCTCCGGCGGACTGACGGCCGCCTACAAGGCGCTCGTGCCGGAATTCGAGAAGGCCACGGGCAACAAGGTGCTCACGGAATACGGGCCGTCGATGGGAACGACCGCCAACGCGATTCCCGTCCGGCTCGAGCGCGGCGAGCCGGCCGACGTCCTGATCATGGTGGGCTATGCCCTGAGCGACCTCGCGAGCAAAGGCAAGGTCGTCGCCGGCAGCCAGGTCGATCTCACGAGGTCACCGATCGGAATCGCGGTGAAATCGGGCGCGCCGAAGCCGGACATCAGCTCGGCCGATGCCGTCAAACGCGCGCTGCTGGCGGCGAAGACGATCGCCTATTCCGACAGCGCCAGCGGCGTCTACGTCTCGACCGAGATGTTCGACAAGCTCGGCATTGCCGACGTCATGAAGGACAAGGCCCGCAAGATTCCGGCAACGCCGGTCGGCGAGATCGTCGCGCACGGCGAGGCCGAACTCGGCTTTCAGCAGATCAGCGAATTGAAGCCCGTCAAGGGCATCGACATCGTCGGACCGCTGCCGGACGAATTGCAGAAGATTACGATCTTCTCGGCTGGGATTGCGACGGGCGCGAAGGAGCCGGACGCTGGCCGCGCCTTGATAAACTTCCTCGCCTCCCCCGCCGCGCGCGACGCGATCATCGCGAGCGGGATGGAGCCGATTCCGGCGGCTGACGGGGCGAAGTGA
- a CDS encoding glutathione S-transferase family protein, translated as MLTVYGEGRGFRVVWLLEELGLAYRLRPVDLLAAEVDRDFLAINPAGFIPALQDGETIMVESIAILEYLLARHGSGSLAVAPDDPAFASYLQFLHLGEAGLAGPMNAVLVGRQLAPEAERNARVTCWALETFESRLGLVIRRLAECPYLAGDRFTAADISVSYALLLGLRTGNYVPGSTERDYLARTTARPAYARAMESCQATKAWAARSPGL; from the coding sequence ATGCTCACCGTCTATGGCGAAGGTCGTGGCTTCCGTGTTGTTTGGCTGCTTGAGGAATTGGGGTTGGCTTATCGGCTGCGCCCGGTCGATCTGCTGGCAGCCGAGGTTGATCGCGATTTCCTCGCGATCAACCCCGCCGGCTTCATTCCCGCACTGCAGGACGGCGAGACGATCATGGTCGAGTCGATCGCGATTCTTGAGTACCTGCTTGCCCGCCACGGCTCAGGTTCGCTTGCCGTCGCCCCGGACGATCCCGCGTTCGCTTCCTATCTGCAATTTCTCCACTTGGGCGAGGCCGGGCTCGCCGGACCGATGAACGCCGTCTTGGTCGGTCGCCAACTGGCACCCGAAGCCGAGCGAAATGCCCGAGTTACCTGCTGGGCGCTCGAGACCTTCGAGAGCCGCCTGGGGTTGGTGATCCGCCGCCTCGCGGAGTGCCCCTATCTCGCTGGCGACCGATTCACTGCTGCCGATATCTCGGTGAGCTACGCCCTCCTGCTCGGCCTGCGAACTGGCAACTACGTCCCCGGTTCTACCGAGCGGGACTATCTCGCTCGCACGACGGCACGCCCTGCCTACGCCCGAGCGATGGAAAGCTGCCAGGCCACCAAGGCTTGGGCAGCGAGATCACCGGGATTGTAG
- the glsA gene encoding glutaminase A — MDVQTSHSASAAGPARSTGYPTKPPLRRFLTDCHAEFRTDNSGELADYIPELKRANPDHFGIALVTIDGHVYEVGDSEVPFTIQSVSKAFVFALALEMVGEARVSATIGVEPSGEAFNSIRLTNDNRPFNPMVNAGAIACSGLIYEVEGKGAFERVRAKLSAFAGRELGVDEAVHASETATGNRNRAIAWLLRNYAVLPDDVDAVLDVYFRQCAILVTARDLAVMAATLANRGINPVTGVQVITPHIVARTLSVMTSSGMYDYAGEWTYRVGIPAKSGVGGGIVAALPSQLGLGTFSPLLDNHFNSVRGLKVCEALSARFDLHMLNRNADVRTSIMADYDVYGISSRRSRQPHEQQILDERHSDIRVLELVGAMNFATIDYVTRRLTSEPPNAPLLIIDFRRVPDITAAGAELLGETLTALGNAGATTILSGFEGTSAVWRAIAARTAEPRRLRRFALLDDAIEWAEDQVIYRFGGFTDLKESAHLGEQALLAELDAEEIAAIIKLSTTRHYAAGQRIIAAGEPANSLFFLQSGMVSVKLRSGVRLASLGPGMEFGEMAILEQSRSADVLADTPVTCLELPLDSFADYRRLHPETSLKIMRNLAAILARRLVLANAKVDLLSAY, encoded by the coding sequence GTGGACGTCCAGACCAGTCATTCGGCCAGCGCAGCCGGTCCAGCCCGCTCGACCGGATATCCCACCAAGCCGCCGCTGCGGCGCTTCCTCACCGATTGCCACGCCGAATTCCGGACCGACAATTCCGGCGAGCTTGCCGACTACATTCCCGAGCTGAAGCGCGCCAATCCCGATCATTTCGGCATCGCGCTCGTCACCATCGACGGCCATGTCTACGAGGTCGGCGACAGCGAGGTGCCGTTCACGATCCAGTCGGTGTCCAAAGCCTTCGTCTTCGCGCTGGCGCTGGAGATGGTCGGCGAGGCGCGCGTCTCGGCCACGATCGGTGTCGAGCCGAGCGGCGAGGCCTTCAACTCGATCCGGCTCACCAACGACAACCGTCCCTTCAACCCCATGGTCAATGCCGGCGCGATCGCCTGCTCGGGCCTGATCTATGAGGTCGAAGGGAAGGGCGCCTTCGAGCGCGTCCGCGCCAAGCTCAGCGCGTTCGCCGGCCGCGAGCTGGGCGTCGACGAGGCCGTGCACGCTTCGGAGACTGCGACCGGCAACCGCAACCGGGCAATTGCGTGGCTGCTGCGGAATTACGCGGTGCTGCCCGACGACGTCGATGCCGTGCTCGACGTCTATTTCCGCCAATGCGCGATCCTGGTCACCGCGCGCGACCTCGCGGTGATGGCGGCAACGCTCGCCAATCGGGGCATCAATCCGGTGACGGGCGTGCAGGTGATCACGCCGCATATCGTCGCGCGCACGCTCTCGGTGATGACGAGCTCAGGCATGTACGACTATGCCGGTGAGTGGACCTATCGCGTCGGCATTCCCGCCAAGAGCGGCGTCGGTGGCGGCATCGTCGCGGCGCTGCCCTCGCAGCTCGGGCTCGGCACCTTCTCGCCGCTGCTCGACAACCATTTCAACAGCGTGCGCGGCCTGAAGGTCTGCGAGGCGCTGTCGGCGCGGTTCGACCTGCACATGCTCAATCGCAACGCCGACGTCCGCACCAGCATCATGGCGGATTACGACGTCTACGGCATTTCCTCGCGCCGCAGCCGCCAGCCACACGAGCAGCAGATCCTCGACGAACGACACAGCGACATCCGCGTGCTCGAGCTGGTCGGTGCGATGAATTTCGCCACCATCGACTACGTCACCCGGCGGCTCACCAGCGAGCCGCCGAACGCACCGCTGCTGATCATCGATTTCCGCCGCGTCCCCGACATCACCGCTGCCGGCGCCGAGCTGCTCGGCGAGACGCTGACTGCGCTCGGCAATGCCGGCGCCACGACCATTCTGTCCGGCTTCGAGGGCACCTCCGCGGTGTGGCGCGCGATCGCCGCGCGCACCGCCGAGCCGCGCCGGCTGCGCCGCTTCGCACTGCTCGACGATGCCATCGAATGGGCCGAAGACCAGGTGATCTACCGCTTCGGCGGCTTCACCGATCTCAAGGAGAGCGCGCATCTCGGCGAGCAGGCGCTGCTGGCCGAGCTCGACGCCGAGGAGATCGCCGCGATCATCAAGCTGTCGACCACGCGGCATTACGCGGCCGGCCAGCGCATCATCGCGGCAGGCGAGCCCGCCAATTCGCTGTTCTTTCTCCAGAGCGGCATGGTCAGCGTGAAGCTGCGCAGCGGCGTTCGGCTCGCTTCCCTCGGCCCCGGCATGGAATTCGGCGAGATGGCGATCCTGGAGCAAAGCCGCAGCGCCGACGTCTTGGCCGACACGCCCGTCACCTGCCTCGAACTGCCGCTCGACAGCTTTGCCGATTACCGCCGGCTGCACCCGGAAACGTCGTTGAAGATCATGCGCAACCTCGCCGCGATCCTGGCGCGGCGGCTGGTGCTGGCGAATGCGAAGGTCGATCTCCTGAGCGCGTACTAG
- a CDS encoding cyclase family protein, producing MTPESARRICRSRTGSSASSTLVLFLSLDNSLMEDEHSENRILSPISAGKPREETMDDTKGDEEKGGAATDRRTLLRTAGIAGAAGAAFAGAMHGKFSLAPIAAAQAQTAAMPKGVDKPWWPSKWGKDDEAGASNHITPAKVLDAVKWIKDGKIYKIGRVYEQGMPLFGARAFSLRIPGGPTGGPFGDNKLVYHDEFLATEIGQTGTQFDGLGHIGIQLGKDGDKSEMRFYNGFSAAEISDAYGLKKLGAEKLKPLFTRAHLIDMVALKGGMMDAGQEITSADIKAALAKQSIAESDIKPGDAIMFHTGWGSLWMKNNDRFNSGEPGIGLDAAKWIIEKDLALTAADTWAVEVVPNPDKSLAFVVHAELQTKHGILNHENLIFDELIADKKYQFVYCFTPSPIKGATGSNGCPIAIT from the coding sequence GTGACACCGGAGTCCGCTCGGCGGATTTGTCGCTCTCGAACAGGCTCATCGGCATCCTCAACCCTGGTCTTATTTTTGTCGCTGGACAACAGCCTAATGGAGGACGAGCATTCCGAAAACAGAATCTTAAGCCCGATCTCAGCGGGCAAACCCCGGGAGGAAACGATGGACGATACCAAAGGCGATGAAGAGAAGGGCGGTGCCGCGACCGATCGGCGGACCTTGCTCCGCACGGCAGGCATTGCCGGTGCGGCTGGGGCGGCATTCGCAGGTGCGATGCACGGCAAGTTCTCACTCGCACCGATTGCCGCGGCGCAGGCTCAAACCGCAGCGATGCCAAAGGGTGTGGACAAGCCTTGGTGGCCCTCGAAATGGGGCAAAGACGACGAGGCCGGCGCGTCGAACCACATCACGCCGGCGAAGGTTCTCGATGCCGTGAAGTGGATCAAGGATGGCAAGATCTACAAGATCGGCCGCGTTTACGAGCAAGGCATGCCGTTGTTTGGCGCCCGCGCATTCTCATTGCGCATTCCCGGCGGGCCGACTGGCGGCCCGTTCGGCGACAACAAGCTCGTCTATCACGACGAGTTTCTCGCCACCGAAATCGGCCAGACCGGTACACAATTCGACGGGCTCGGCCATATCGGTATCCAGCTGGGTAAGGACGGCGACAAGAGCGAGATGCGCTTCTACAACGGCTTCAGCGCCGCTGAGATCAGCGACGCCTACGGCCTGAAGAAGCTTGGCGCCGAGAAGCTCAAGCCGCTGTTCACACGCGCCCACCTGATCGATATGGTCGCGCTGAAGGGCGGCATGATGGACGCGGGCCAAGAGATCACCTCGGCCGATATCAAGGCGGCGCTTGCGAAGCAAAGCATCGCGGAGAGCGACATCAAGCCAGGCGATGCGATCATGTTCCACACCGGCTGGGGCTCCCTGTGGATGAAGAACAATGATCGCTTCAATAGCGGCGAGCCCGGAATCGGCCTCGATGCCGCGAAGTGGATCATCGAGAAGGATCTTGCGCTGACTGCGGCTGACACCTGGGCGGTCGAAGTGGTGCCCAATCCGGACAAGTCGCTCGCCTTCGTGGTTCACGCCGAATTGCAGACCAAGCACGGCATCCTCAACCACGAGAACCTGATCTTTGACGAGTTGATTGCCGACAAGAAGTACCAGTTCGTCTACTGCTTCACGCCATCGCCGATCAAAGGCGCTACCGGCAGCAATGGCTGTCCGATCGCGATCACCTGA
- a CDS encoding GTP-binding protein, which yields MSLFESDKSAERTPVSLITGFLGSGKTTLLNRLLRHDAMKDSAVVINEYGEVSLDHLLVERVDGEVAVLASGCICCTIRSDLEETLRALLVRRDRGEVPPFRRILVETTGLADPAPIAQLLLNNPLVSHFLRLDTVVTTVDAVNAARQLDRQYDGEAGRARRPAADHQTRFGQGH from the coding sequence ATGAGCCTGTTCGAGAGCGACAAATCCGCCGAGCGGACTCCGGTGTCACTGATCACCGGCTTTCTTGGCAGCGGCAAGACGACACTGCTCAACCGCCTGCTGCGCCATGACGCGATGAAGGACAGCGCCGTCGTCATCAACGAATATGGCGAGGTCAGCCTCGACCACCTGCTCGTGGAACGCGTCGACGGCGAAGTCGCCGTGCTTGCGAGTGGTTGTATTTGCTGCACTATTCGCAGCGATCTGGAAGAGACCCTGCGCGCGCTGCTGGTGCGCCGCGATCGTGGCGAGGTACCGCCGTTCCGCAGGATTTTGGTCGAGACAACGGGGTTGGCTGACCCCGCTCCCATTGCTCAGCTGCTGCTGAACAACCCTTTGGTCTCGCATTTTCTGCGGCTAGACACCGTGGTGACGACCGTCGATGCAGTCAATGCAGCGCGACAGCTCGACCGCCAATACGACGGTGAAGCAGGTCGCGCTCGCCGACCGGCTGCTGATCACCAAACGCGATTTGGTCAAGGACACTGA
- a CDS encoding GTP-binding protein: MQRDSSTANTTVKQVALADRLLITKRDLVKDTDALDLRLRRLNPGARIESVVHGEVDPAQLFGAALIDPEKKTADIERWLNEQAFADVAKAAHERAHHHGDGHAHHEHHSHDASILSFMIAFDDPLDWMAVSRWLAHLRATRGEDLLRVKGILNLRDEATPIAVHGVHHVFHPPVALAKWPDADRRSRIVFITRGITRHEVLDLWQEAHAGA; encoded by the coding sequence ATGCAGCGCGACAGCTCGACCGCCAATACGACGGTGAAGCAGGTCGCGCTCGCCGACCGGCTGCTGATCACCAAACGCGATTTGGTCAAGGACACTGACGCATTGGACTTGCGGCTTCGTCGGCTCAATCCTGGCGCCAGGATCGAGAGCGTGGTGCATGGCGAGGTCGATCCGGCCCAATTGTTCGGTGCTGCCCTCATTGATCCCGAAAAGAAGACAGCCGATATCGAGCGCTGGCTCAACGAGCAGGCGTTCGCCGACGTCGCCAAGGCGGCGCATGAGCGCGCCCATCATCACGGTGACGGTCACGCCCATCACGAGCATCACAGCCACGATGCATCGATCCTTAGCTTCATGATCGCATTCGACGATCCCCTTGACTGGATGGCCGTATCGCGCTGGCTCGCGCATCTGCGCGCCACCCGGGGAGAGGACCTCTTGCGGGTCAAGGGCATCTTGAATCTTCGCGATGAAGCGACGCCGATCGCGGTCCATGGCGTCCACCACGTCTTCCATCCGCCGGTGGCGCTTGCAAAATGGCCCGATGCCGACCGCCGTTCGCGCATCGTGTTCATCACCCGTGGCATTACGCGCCACGAGGTGCTTGACCTCTGGCAGGAGGCCCACGCGGGCGCCTGA
- a CDS encoding MFS transporter → MHQPVTRPSSEQKFPPAINIIALAGFSAALSTRALDPVLPHVADDFAISITTAASIAAGFALIYALVQPAIGAAADLFGKARLMTACLALLGVACILGALATSFSGLFASRILAGIAAGGVFPVALGLTADLVAPAKRQVAIGRTMAGSMTGNLLGSSASGIIGDFIGWRGVLVILGALGLIAAVAVAAGFRGAALTAPPKTDFRTLRQGYRTIFSNPNTRYSYSAVFVEGCCVFGLFPFIAAFLFDLGEKSLSIAGIVIAGFAVGGLLYTLTVSRMLPRLGVKGMMIAGASLVALQLGALAFGPGWKLQFVSMLAMGWGFYMIHGCLQVFASELSIGARATAMSLHSFFFFMGQTVGPLAYGFGLQHGGKVPTLLASAAIMVVLGLACARLLKQRAPSDARV, encoded by the coding sequence ATGCACCAGCCTGTGACCAGGCCGTCGTCCGAGCAGAAATTTCCGCCCGCGATCAACATCATTGCGCTCGCCGGCTTCTCGGCCGCACTGTCGACGCGCGCGCTCGATCCCGTCCTGCCGCATGTCGCGGATGATTTCGCGATCAGCATCACGACGGCCGCCAGCATCGCGGCCGGCTTTGCCCTGATCTACGCGCTGGTTCAGCCGGCGATCGGAGCGGCCGCCGACCTGTTCGGCAAGGCGCGATTGATGACGGCGTGCCTGGCGCTGCTGGGCGTTGCGTGCATCCTCGGCGCGCTCGCCACCTCCTTCTCTGGATTGTTCGCAAGCCGTATCCTGGCCGGCATCGCCGCGGGCGGCGTGTTTCCTGTCGCGCTCGGCCTCACCGCTGATCTCGTTGCGCCGGCCAAGCGGCAGGTTGCGATCGGACGCACGATGGCGGGCTCGATGACCGGCAATCTGCTCGGCTCGTCCGCCAGCGGAATCATCGGCGATTTCATCGGCTGGCGCGGCGTGCTGGTGATCCTCGGCGCGCTCGGGCTGATCGCGGCCGTGGCGGTTGCGGCAGGATTTCGCGGGGCCGCGCTGACGGCGCCGCCGAAGACGGATTTCAGGACGTTGCGGCAGGGCTACCGCACGATCTTCTCCAATCCCAACACGCGCTACAGCTATTCGGCCGTGTTCGTCGAAGGCTGCTGCGTGTTCGGCTTGTTTCCCTTCATCGCCGCGTTCCTGTTCGATCTCGGCGAGAAATCGCTGTCGATCGCGGGCATCGTGATCGCGGGATTTGCGGTCGGCGGGTTGCTCTACACGCTCACCGTCTCGCGCATGCTGCCGCGGCTCGGCGTCAAGGGCATGATGATCGCGGGCGCGAGCCTCGTGGCGTTGCAGCTCGGCGCGCTCGCCTTCGGTCCCGGCTGGAAGCTGCAATTCGTCAGCATGCTGGCGATGGGCTGGGGCTTCTACATGATCCATGGCTGCCTGCAGGTGTTCGCCAGCGAGCTGTCGATCGGGGCGCGCGCGACGGCGATGTCGCTGCATTCGTTCTTCTTCTTCATGGGGCAGACGGTGGGCCCGCTCGCCTACGGCTTCGGGCTGCAGCATGGCGGCAAGGTGCCGACATTGCTCGCAAGCGCCGCGATCATGGTGGTGCTGGGCCTAGCCTGCGCGCGGCTGCTCAAGCAGCGTGCACCGTCCGACGCGCGCGTCTGA
- the kdsA gene encoding 3-deoxy-8-phosphooctulonate synthase: MSSSTSAAPVVTIGRIKFGNDLPISVIAGPCQLESREHALEVASALKEIAARLNIGLVYKTSFDKANRTSAAAARGLGLAQSLPIFAEIRSSLGLPVLTDVHEATQCAEVAQAVDILQIPAFLCRQTDLLLAAAATGKVVNVKKGQFLAPWDMANVVTKITSANNPNVLVTERGASFGYNTLVSDMRALPILARTTGAPVIFDATHSVQQPGGKGTSSGGEREFVPVLARAAVAVGVAGVFIETHPDPDRAPSDGPNMVPLREFEGLVARLMAFDALAKTPSKSTTR; encoded by the coding sequence TTGAGCTCTTCGACGTCAGCGGCGCCGGTCGTCACCATCGGCAGGATCAAATTCGGCAATGATCTGCCGATCTCGGTCATTGCTGGACCCTGCCAGCTGGAGAGCCGCGAACATGCGCTGGAGGTCGCCTCCGCGCTGAAGGAGATCGCGGCGCGGCTGAACATCGGCCTCGTCTACAAGACCTCGTTCGACAAGGCCAACCGCACCAGCGCGGCGGCGGCGCGCGGGCTGGGCCTTGCGCAGTCGCTGCCGATCTTCGCGGAGATCCGATCCTCGCTCGGCTTGCCCGTGCTGACCGACGTGCACGAAGCCACGCAATGTGCCGAGGTGGCGCAGGCGGTGGACATCCTGCAAATTCCGGCCTTCCTGTGCCGGCAGACCGATCTGCTGCTGGCGGCGGCTGCGACCGGCAAGGTCGTCAACGTCAAGAAGGGCCAGTTCCTGGCGCCCTGGGACATGGCCAACGTCGTGACCAAGATCACGAGCGCGAACAATCCGAACGTGCTCGTCACCGAGCGCGGCGCCTCGTTCGGCTACAACACGCTCGTGTCCGACATGCGCGCGCTGCCGATCCTTGCGCGCACCACCGGCGCGCCCGTCATATTCGACGCCACCCATTCGGTGCAGCAGCCGGGCGGGAAGGGGACGTCCTCGGGCGGCGAGCGCGAATTCGTGCCGGTGCTGGCGCGTGCAGCTGTCGCGGTCGGCGTTGCCGGCGTCTTCATCGAGACCCATCCCGATCCCGATCGCGCGCCTTCGGACGGCCCGAACATGGTGCCGCTGCGCGAGTTCGAGGGGCTGGTCGCGCGATTGATGGCGTTCGATGCGCTGGCCAAGACGCCGTCGAAGAGCACCACGCGCTGA